The segment ATATCAAAGCTAGATTCATAATCAATCTTTACTTCTCTAATTGATGTATTTCTTACTCAATATCCAGTTCAGGCGGTATATCTAGTTCATCAGAAACATATTTTCCATTTTTTTTACGCTGTCTCACACATTCTGTAAGAAGGTATTCGATTTGCCCATTTACTGATCTAAAATCATCTTCAGCCCAAGAGGCAATTGCATCATAAAGCTTAGTCGATAATCGCAAAGGAATTTGTTTTTTGCGATTTTCACTCATATCACATCATCTCACTTTTCGAAGTTACTAATATAAACTTCCTGAATTAACAATAGGCTGTGCATCATGGTTTCCACATAATACAACAAGTAGATTAGATACCATAGCTGCTTTTCGCTCTTCATCTAGCTCTACTACTTTGTTTTCATTAAGTTTATCTAATGCCATTTCTACCATTCCTACAGCCCCATCTACTATCATTTTTCTAGCGTCTATGATAGCTGAAGCTTGTTGCCTTTGTAGCATTACTGCTGCGATTTCAGGTGCATATGCTAGGTAGGTGATACGAGCTTCTAATATTTCTAATCCTGCTTCTGCTACTTTTGATTGAATTTCTTCTTTTATTTTTAAAGCTACTAGCTCGCTTGAACCTCTAAGGCTCCCGTCATCAGCTATTCCATCTCCTGTTGTATCTATATTATTAGCTACATCATATGGATAGGTACGAACTATATTTCTAAGTGCTGAGTCACATTGAAGAGAAAGATATTCTTTGAAGTTATCTACAGCAAATACAGCTTTTGCAGTATCTACTACCTTCCATGTCACAGCTATTCCTATTTCAATAGGATTCCCCAAGCAGTCATTTATTTTCTGCTTGTTATTGCTAAGTGTCATGATTTTAAGTGATATCCTTTTATTGTTAGCCTCTACGTTTGCATGTCCCCCGATGCTTCCAATAGTTATTCCTGTGTTATTTGTTGCATCTACATCTCCACTTTGTTTAAGCTTTGTTTTAGAAGCTGGATTCACACTAGAGCAAAATGGATTTACGTAGTAAAAGCCTTCTTCTTTTAATGTTCCTATATACTTACCAAAAAGTGTAAGAACTAAAGCTTCTTGAGGCTTCAATATTTTTAATCCAAGTAAAGATATCCAGCCTATACTTAGCCACAAAATACACACTACCATCAGTAGCGCTGTGCTACTACTTGCAAAGATTATTAATCCACCAATAGCTAATAGGTAAGATAGAATAATTAATATTAAAGCAAGCATACCATTTTTCTTTTTGTTCAAAATTTTCTCTTGCATGACAAATCCCCCATTCCAAAATCAAAATCATAAAAAAATAAAATAACCAAAGGCTGTATCAAAGGAAAATCATATAGCCTTTAAGAATTTCATAGTCTAAATCTATCTAATCTATAAAAACTTACCTGACTAAAAAATTCTATTTGATATCATAATGATATCAAATAGAACAAAAATGTCAAGCATTTACATTATTAATTTGGATTTTGAATTATTATGAGAAATAAGTATTATGTAATTATTAGCTTATATCTTCTGAATCTATGGTTTTAATACCTTGAGCTATAAGAGCTTTTGCAAATATTCCCTGTCCTTTAATCAAATTCCCATTAAAGCTTCCATCATAAATTTGCTTTACTCCGCAGGTAGGGCTTCTAGATTGTAATATAGCTAAATCTACTTCCTTTCCTTCTATCATTTCCATCGCTAATCTCATACCTTCATGAAATTTATCATCCAGATTAATCCCATCTTTTGT is part of the Acetoanaerobium noterae genome and harbors:
- a CDS encoding PTS ascorbate transporter subunit IIC, whose product is MSENRKKQIPLRLSTKLYDAIASWAEDDFRSVNGQIEYLLTECVRQRKKNGKYVSDELDIPPELDIE
- a CDS encoding DUF523 domain-containing protein, with the translated sequence MKIVVSACLLGENCKYNGGNNLSEAVVSYVKGHEVIEICPEMLAGLGCPRPPVELVNGIIMTKDGINLDDKFHEGMRLAMEMIEGKEVDLAILQSRSPTCGVKQIYDGSFNGNLIKGQGIFAKALIAQGIKTIDSEDIS
- a CDS encoding SPFH domain-containing protein, with translation MQEKILNKKKNGMLALILIILSYLLAIGGLIIFASSSTALLMVVCILWLSIGWISLLGLKILKPQEALVLTLFGKYIGTLKEEGFYYVNPFCSSVNPASKTKLKQSGDVDATNNTGITIGSIGGHANVEANNKRISLKIMTLSNNKQKINDCLGNPIEIGIAVTWKVVDTAKAVFAVDNFKEYLSLQCDSALRNIVRTYPYDVANNIDTTGDGIADDGSLRGSSELVALKIKEEIQSKVAEAGLEILEARITYLAYAPEIAAVMLQRQQASAIIDARKMIVDGAVGMVEMALDKLNENKVVELDEERKAAMVSNLLVVLCGNHDAQPIVNSGSLY